The stretch of DNA TTCCGCCAGATGGTGATGGACCTGCACCGGGCCGGCCTGCGCGTCGGCACCGACGTCGTGTACAACCACACCTTCATCGCCGGCCAGAACGAGAAATCGGTGCTGGACCGCGTGGTGCCCGGCTACTACCACCGCCTGAACGCCAAGGGAGCCATCGAGCGCTCGACCTGCTGCGACAACACGGCCACCGAAAACATGATGATGGCCAAGCTGATGATCGATTCGGCCGAGCTGTGGACCCGCCACTACAAGATCGATTCCTTCCGCTTCGACCTGATGGGCCACCAGCCGCGCGCGGCGATGGAGCGCCTGCAGCGGCGCGTGAACAAGGCCGCCGGCCGCCACGTCCAGCTGATCGGCGAAGGCTGGAACTTCGGCGAGGTGGCGGACGGCGCCCGCTTCGTGCAGGCCTCGCAGCTGTCGCTCAACGGCTCCGGCATCGGTACCTTCAGCGACCGCGCGCGCGACGCCGTGCGCGGCGGCTCGGCCGGCGACTCGGGCGAGGCGATGATCCGGCGCCAGGGCTATATCAACGGCCTGGTCTACGACGCCAATGCGCTGGGCGGCGAACACAAACAGGTCGACCTGCTGCGCGCTGCCGACACGATCCGGGTCGGCCTGGCCGGCTCGGTGCGCCCGTTCGCCTTCCAGACCTTTGAAGGCAAGCTGCGCAAGCTGGAAGACATCGCCTACGGCAACCAGCCGGCCGGCTACGCGAGCCAGCCGGGCGAAGTGGTGAACTACGTCGAGAACCACGACAACCAGACGCTGTTCGACATCAACGTCCTCAAGCTGCCGATGGACACCCCGGCCGCCGAGCGCGCCCGGGTGCAGGTGCTGGGCATGGCGATCAATGCCTTCAGCCAGGGCGTGGCCTACTACCACGCCGGCATCGACACGCTGCGCTCGAAGTCGCTGGACAAGAACAGCTTCAATTCGGGCGACTGGTTCAACCGCATCGACTGGAGCTACCAGGACAACTACTTCGGCACCGGCCTGCCGCAGCAGGACGACAACGGCAAGGACTGGCCGCTCCTGAAGCCTTTCCTGGCCAAGGCCGCGGCGATCAAGCCGGCTCCGGCCGACATCGCGTTTGCCCGCGACGCCTTCCGCGACCTGCTGGCGATCCGCGCCAGCTCGACCCTGTTCCGGCTGCGCACCACCGCCGACATCGAGCAGCGCCTGCGCTTCTTCAATACGGGGCCCCAACAAGAGGCGACCGTGCTGGCGGCCTGGATCGACGGCAAGGGCTATCCGGGCGCGAAGTTCGCGGGCCTGAGCTACCTGGTGAACGTGGACAAGGTGGCGCACACGGTCAGCGACGGCGCCTTGCGCGGCAAGCGCCTCACGCTGCATCCGGTGCATATGGCGGCCGGCGCCGCCGACAAGCGCGCCGCGCAGGCGAGCTTCGACGGCGCGAGCGGCAGCTTCACGGTGCCGCCGCGCACGGCGGTGGTGTTCGTCGCCGAGTAATCCGGATCGGAATCAGCCCGCCGGTCCCACCAGGCGGGCGATCTCCACCGAACCCTTCTCGTCGAAGATCGGGCATTGCTCGGCCAGCTCGACCGCCGCGTTGAAGTCGGCGGCTTCGATGACGGAATAGCCCGACAGCGAGGCGCTGCTCAGTTTCGGTCCGCGCAGGCGGCTCGGCACCTCGACGCTGCTGTGCGACAGGGCGCCGCGGTCCACCAGCGCGGTGCCGAGCGCGTCGAACCAGCCGGCCCAGCGCTGCGGGTCGTGCTGCGGGCCTTCCGACTCGTCGACGGTCGATCCGCGGTAAACGATCAGGTATCGTTCCATGCCGGCCTCCTCTGCAGTATTGTCCAGTCAAACCTTAGCAGAAGCACTGTGCGGGCGACGCACATCTCGGCGCCAGCGGAAAAAATTGGTGACTTTCCGTCAGGCCGCCTTCGCTATACTGCCCAGCTATGGCCAGCTTCCCGCTTTTCCCTGCACTCCCGCCCGGCATGCCGATGACGAGCGATCGCCGCCTGGCGGGCATCCTGGCCACCGTGCTGGTCCACACGGCCCTGGTCCTGGGCTGGCAGGTGGCGCGCACGCTGCCGCCGCCGGAGACCGAAGCGGAAAGCCCGCTGATGCAGTGGATCGAATTGCCGCCTCTGGCGCCGGAGCCGGCGCCGGCGCCAGCGCGGCCTGACGTGTCGCCCCAGCTGCAGCGCCAGGCGGCCGGTCGCCCTGCCCGTTCCGCGCCCGCCGTGGCCTTGTCGGCACCTTCCGCACCGGCAGAAGCACCCACCGCCATTGTCGAGGATGCGGAAGAAGCGCCCGCCAGGCCGAACGCCGCCAACATCCTGGAAAACGCCCGGCGCAGCGTCGGCAGCATCGACCGCGCTCTGCGCAAGGAAAACAAGCCGCTCATCGTCGCACCGCCCGACAGTCCGGAGTTGCGCATGCGCAGGGGCATGGAACAGGCCCATGCGCTGGCGCCGCCGCGCCTGTGGGAAGCGCCCAAGGTCGAGGAACTCGTGAACAACACCGGCGACGGCGCGCGCCGCACGCGTGTGATCAGCGGCCGCCGCACCTAATGCATCACCGAGCGCTCGCCGGCGACCAACGTCGAGATGATCGAGATGCACGGCAAGATCAGGCTGACCAACTGCCCGGCGCCCGAGGAGCCTGCCAAGCGGCAGGAGTGGCGTACGGCAAGAGACTAAAGAATTATCGCCGGGGTCAGGTCTGACATTAAGACACGGCCTCGACAATAATTGAGCGCTGCAGCGACTTGACCGGACTGATTCAGAAAAGTTAACAGCAGAGTTCGTGTCCGAATGTCAGACCTGACCCCCGTCGCGGCCGGCAGGCTACAGGCCGAGCTGCGCCAGGATCGCATCCTTCAGCGCCTGCAAGGCCGGCTCCGACACTTTGCGCGGATGCGCCTGCGCGATCGGGAATACCGATTGGATCCGGGCCGGGCGCGGCGACAGCACCACCACGCGGTCGGCCAGGTAGATCGCTTCTTCGACGTCGTGCGTGATCAGGATGACGGTATGGTTCTCCTCGCGCAGCACGCGCAGCAGTTCGTTGCGCATCTTCAGGGCGGTGAGCGCGTCGAGCGCCGAGAACGGCTCGTCCATCAGCAGGATGTCGGGTTTCACCGCCAGCGCGCGGGCGATCTCGACGCGCTTGAGCATGCCGCCCGAGAGCTCGTGCGGATAGGCTTTCTCGAAACCCTTCAGGCCGACCATCTCGGCGTAGTGGTCGGCGGTCGCGACCTTGGCGGCATCGTCGCGGCCGGACAGGCCGAACATCAGGTTCTCGCGCACGGTCAGCCAGGGAAACACCGAGCCGTGCTGCGAGATGACGATCGCGTTCGGCGACGGCCTGCTGACCGGCACGCCGTCGATCACCACCGCCCCGCCGTCGGGGCGCTCGAAGCCGGACAGCAGTTTCATGAGGGTCGACTTGCCGCAGCCGGAGGGACCGACGATGGCGATGAACTCGCCCGGTGCGACCTCGAGGTCGATCCCGCCCACCACCTGCAGGGCCTTGAAGTCCTTGCGCAGGGAACGGATCGCGATCTTCGCGTCGGCCCTGCTTGCCACCTTAGCGTGCATAGCGCCACCTTACCTGTTTCAGGCCTTCCAGGCGGCGCATCATGGCGTCCAGGCCCAAGCCGATGAGACCGATGATGATCATGGCGGCCACCACCAGGTCGTAGCGGTTGCCGGCATTGCGCGCGTCCATGATCAGGAAACCCAGGCCCGAGCTGCGCACGATCATCTCGGCGGCCACCACCACCAGCCAGGCCACCCCCAGGGCGATGCGCATGCCGGTCAGGACTTCGGGCAGCACGGCCGGCACGATCACCTGGCGGAACAGCTTGGCGCGCGGGACGCCGAAGTTCTCGGCCGCGCGCAGGTAGCGGGCGTCGATGGCATGCACGCCCGCCGAGGTCTGCACGATCAGCGGGAACACCGCGGCCAGGAAGATCAGGAACACCGGCGCGACGTCGCCCACGCCGAACCACAGGATGGCGATCGGGATCCAGGCGATCGGCGAGATCGGGCGCATGATCTGGAAGATCGGGTTGAGCGTGCGGTAGGCGCCGTCCACGCGTCCCATCCACAGGCCGAGCGGCAGCGCCACCACCAGCGCCAGCAGGAAGCCGGTGGCCACCCGCAGCAGCGAGGCGGCGATGTGCTGCCACAGCGTGCCGTCCCGGGCCAACTCCAGCGCGCCGGCGGCCACCTGCTGCGGCGAGGGGAAGATCAGGCTGCCGCTGTACGCGATCGCCGCCCACCAGAGCAGCACGATGGCGGCGAGCACCAGCAGCGGGGGCCATATCCGGTTCAGTCTCTGCATGTTCATGTCCTGCTGTCGATGAGGGAACGCAGGCGCCACGTCAGGCGCTCGACGCCCGCGGCCGGCATCTCTTCCACCGCCACCGTCATGGTGCCGCTGGCGTGGGCGGTGCAGTCGAACGGATGCTCGCCCGCCTGGCCGAAGGGCAGGCGGAAATCCTGCCCCGGCATGATCAGGACCGGGCCGAAGATCTGCGGCACGGTGTCGCTGTTGCGCAGCAGGAGCACGTCGCGCACGCCCAGGGTCAGGGTGATCCGCTCCGGCAGGATGCTGGTGCGGTCACCCTTCATGCGGCGCTCCCAGGTGCCCTTCGGGATCTCGAACAGCTGCTCGCGCGAGGACGCCTGCAGGGGGGCGAACGCGGCCCAGGCCAGCACGGCCGACACCAGTGCGAGGACGAGGGCGATAGCGCTACGCTGTTTCATCTACTCGGCCGCCAGCACG from Massilia varians encodes:
- a CDS encoding ABC transporter ATP-binding protein, with product MHAKVASRADAKIAIRSLRKDFKALQVVGGIDLEVAPGEFIAIVGPSGCGKSTLMKLLSGFERPDGGAVVIDGVPVSRPSPNAIVISQHGSVFPWLTVRENLMFGLSGRDDAAKVATADHYAEMVGLKGFEKAYPHELSGGMLKRVEIARALAVKPDILLMDEPFSALDALTALKMRNELLRVLREENHTVILITHDVEEAIYLADRVVVLSPRPARIQSVFPIAQAHPRKVSEPALQALKDAILAQLGL
- a CDS encoding alpha-1,6-glucosidase domain-containing protein, which gives rise to MTRLHYAALAAAALASSAHAAVPLATCDDPSFQQVLHASSATLDARAVWLDRRLLTWPGAEAGSTFRLYHSGTAAIVATPGAKVTGADGALALEASTARLPVRFKWVGAGPVLSVRAQDLARLKDLHRGQLVLVQEAADGTVRAATRIQAAGALDDLYAPAGELADLGATPKKGRTGFRLWAPTAQGVAVCTYDSASGKASSVHEMAFDAKTGAWNAQVARDLSGSYYRYAVDVAVDGMGLVRNLVTDPYSVSLNTDSKRSYVADLNAAHLKPKGWDATRAPNTVKAQTDMVIYELHVRDFSINDPSVPAEKRGKYTAFGEANSNGMRHLKALARAGLTDIHLLPVYDLGTVPEKDCAMPQPSGAPDGESQQALIRKTADTDCFNWGYDPYHYNALEGSYSSDPSDGARRILEFRQMVMDLHRAGLRVGTDVVYNHTFIAGQNEKSVLDRVVPGYYHRLNAKGAIERSTCCDNTATENMMMAKLMIDSAELWTRHYKIDSFRFDLMGHQPRAAMERLQRRVNKAAGRHVQLIGEGWNFGEVADGARFVQASQLSLNGSGIGTFSDRARDAVRGGSAGDSGEAMIRRQGYINGLVYDANALGGEHKQVDLLRAADTIRVGLAGSVRPFAFQTFEGKLRKLEDIAYGNQPAGYASQPGEVVNYVENHDNQTLFDINVLKLPMDTPAAERARVQVLGMAINAFSQGVAYYHAGIDTLRSKSLDKNSFNSGDWFNRIDWSYQDNYFGTGLPQQDDNGKDWPLLKPFLAKAAAIKPAPADIAFARDAFRDLLAIRASSTLFRLRTTADIEQRLRFFNTGPQQEATVLAAWIDGKGYPGAKFAGLSYLVNVDKVAHTVSDGALRGKRLTLHPVHMAAGAADKRAAQASFDGASGSFTVPPRTAVVFVAE
- a CDS encoding ABC transporter permease produces the protein MQRLNRIWPPLLVLAAIVLLWWAAIAYSGSLIFPSPQQVAAGALELARDGTLWQHIAASLLRVATGFLLALVVALPLGLWMGRVDGAYRTLNPIFQIMRPISPIAWIPIAILWFGVGDVAPVFLIFLAAVFPLIVQTSAGVHAIDARYLRAAENFGVPRAKLFRQVIVPAVLPEVLTGMRIALGVAWLVVVAAEMIVRSSGLGFLIMDARNAGNRYDLVVAAMIIIGLIGLGLDAMMRRLEGLKQVRWRYAR